Proteins encoded together in one Solanum lycopersicum chromosome 7, SLM_r2.1 window:
- the LOC101259266 gene encoding protein STRICTOSIDINE SYNTHASE-LIKE 10-like → MNDSNILLLFIATVALFSSVNLAFDDSENALKSQNVLSKSEIIQLNGAIGPESVAFDPNGEGPYIGVADGRILKFQGSHWADFAVTSSQRESCTLPFAPEMEHICGRPLGLRFDTKTGELYIADAYFGLQVVGPKGGLATPLVQILEGEPLVFTNDVDIDDQDDVIYFTDTSTRYQRRQFVDSLLSRDATGRLMKYTKSTKTTEILIRGLAFANGVSLSKDRSFVLVAETSNFRILRYWLKGPLEGTHDTFAELPGFPDNIRMNSKGEFWVAIQAIRSQSSFSNSEMGNELLKLRFIAQKFNNLLRGGLLHATAIKLSEDGRVLEVLEDVEGKTLRSISEVHEIYDKLMFGSVIMPFLGVYEL, encoded by the coding sequence ATGAATGATTCAAATATACTATTGTTGTTCATTGCTACTGTAGCGTTATTTTCCTCAGTTAATTTAGCCTTTGATGATTCGGAAAATGCGTTGAAATCCCAAAATGTACTCTCAAAATCCGAAATCATCCAACTTAATGGAGCAATTGGACCAGAGAGTGTTGCTTTCGATCCAAATGGTGAAGGCCCATACATAGGCGTAGCCGATGGACGAATACTCAAGTTTCAAGGATCACATTGGGCTGATTTTGCAGTCACTTCTTCTCAAAGGGAGAGTTGTACACTGCCTTTTGCACCAGAAATGGAGCATATATGTGGGAGGCCATTAGGTTTACGATTCGATACAAAAACAGGGGAACTCTACATTGCTGATGCCTATTTCGGGCTCCAAGTTGTTGGACCAAAAGGAGGATTAGCTACACCGTTAGTCCAAATATTAGAAGGTGAGCCTCTCGTCTTCACAAACGACGTTGATATTGATGATCAAGACGATGTGATTTACTTCACCGACACAAGCACAAGGTACCAACGCAGACAATTTGTCGACTCTCTTTTAAGCAGAGACGCGACTGGCAGGCTAATGAAATATACTAAATCAACCAAAACAACTGAAATACTAATAAGAGGCCTTGCTTTTGCGAACGGTGTATCTTTGAGCAAAGACCGATCATTCGTACTAGTAGCTGAAACTTctaattttagaattttgagGTACTGGCTTAAAGGCCCTCTTGAGGGAACACATGATACATTTGCTGAGTTGCCAGGGTTTCCGGACAACATTAGAATGAACTCGAAAGGGGAATTTTGGGTAGCTATACAAGCAATAAGATCACAATCGAGTTTTTCAAATTCGGAAATGGGAAATGAATTGTTGAAGCTCCGATTCATCGCGcaaaaatttaacaatttgTTACGTGGAGGGCTGCTGCACGCTACAGCAATCAAGCTAAGCGAGGACGGGCGAGTTTTGGAGGTTCTAGAAGATGTTGAAGGCAAGACGTTGAGGTCTATAAGTGAAGTTCATGAGATATATGACAAGTTGATGTTTGGTTCTGTTATAATGCCTTTTTTGGGAGTTTATGAATTATAA
- the LOC101258972 gene encoding F-box/FBD/LRR-repeat protein At1g13570, whose translation MMPPTGRECCQSLMPDIISNLPHNVIDVILILLPFKDAVRTSVLSKKWRYHWCRRTELTLDESLWKQREDLNPTVRFREIISQLLTLHEGPITKFTLDIVHLKRLPEIDDFIYFLRNHIQDLVLRLPLRKQYALPSTLFTCSQLRHLNLHSCSIYHPSAFEGFDKLISLELCGVSTSSELLESLISHCPLLEQLELSTSEDLDMIEINAPMLRFFSFTGNISSIYLKNVPRLVEAFLLGDIEQTESLDFAKIFESCSALEQLSLDFLSSEFVAEEGYKVPKRLPFNLNVRRFDLLDISLVESYKLSHILCLLRSFPYLEYLEMQVIDEDDSDTDEDEDEESLQPETLSDLTFNHLVEFQLGSFIGGTSEMQFIKHLLANSPVLEILVINRQFLDKEPLDTREEIFTKISNFPRTSPKAEIVYKDFS comes from the exons ATGATGCCTCCTACAGGAAGAGAGTGTTGCCAAAGTTTAATGCCCGACATCATTAGCAATCTTCCCCATAATGTAATCGACGTCATTTTGATACTTTTACCATTCAAAGATGCTGTGAGGACAAGTGTTTTATCAAAGAAATGGAGGTATCACTGGTGTAGACGTACGGAGTTGACCCTTGATGAATCTCTATGGAAACAAAGAGAGGATTTAAACCCTACAGTTAGATTTAGGGAGATCATCTCCCAGCTCTTGACCCTTCACGAAGGGCCCATTACTAAGTTCACCCTCGACATCGTTCATCTAAAAAGGCTTCCTGAAATTGACGACTTCATTTATTTCCTCAGGAATCACATTCAAGATCTTGTTCTGCGCCTTCCATTGAGAAAGCAATACGCATTGCCATCTACACTTTTCACATGTTCACAGCTGAGACATCTAAATCTTCATTCTTGTTCAATTTATCATCCATCTGCCTTTGAAGGTTTTGATAAGTTAATCAGCCTGGAACTATGTGGAGTCTCAACTTCTTCTGAATTGCTGGAAAGTTTGATATCTCATTGCCCCTTGCTTGAGCAATTGGAGCTGTCTACTTCAGAAGATTTAGACATGATTGAAATTAATGCTCCTATGCTAAGATTTTTCAGTTTCACAGGCAATATAAGTTCGATCTACCTAAAGAATGTCCCTCGTCTGGTTGAAGCATTTCTGCTAGGTGACATTGAGCAGACAGAGAGTCTTGATTTTGCAAAGATTTTCGAATCTTGTTCTGCTCTCGAGCAACTCAGCTTGGACTTCTTAAGTTCAGAG TTCGTTGCTGAGGAAGGATATAAAGTACCAAAAAGGCTTCCATTTAATCTCAACGTCAGACGATTTGACCTGCTCGACATTTCGCTTGTGGAATCATATAAACTTTCGCATATTCTTTGCTTACTAAGAAGCTTTCCATATTTGGAATATCTTGAAATGCAG GTTATTGATGAAGATGATAGTGATactgatgaagatgaagatgaagaatctcTTCAACCCGAAACTTTGTCAGACCTGACATTTAATCACCTTGTGGAATTTCAGCTTGGAAGCTTTATAGGAGGTACATCCGAGATGCAGTTTATTAAGCATTTATTAGCCAACTCCCCGGTGTTAGAGATACTGGTAATCAATCGACAGTTTCTAGATAAGGAGCCTCTCGACACAAGAGAAGAAATATTCACTAAGATCTCAAATTTTCCGCGGACATCACCTAAAGCAGAAATCGTCTACAAAGATTTTAGCTGA